The genomic region TCACGCCTTGAAACCGGCCGATGCGGCCGACAACGAAGAGCTGGGACTGGCCGTGCAGTGTGCTTTCGACAAGAAGCGAGCGGGATACCAAGCCGCCCCGACAGATCCGCGCGCAAAAGAAGCTGGTTACCTTTCCTGGCTGGCCCCCCTCTCGGTTCTCATCTGCGGCACGAGCCTGGTCGCACTGGCGACGGCAGCAAGCATGGAGCAGGGAAGCAGCATGGCGATCTGGTTGTTCCTCGCTTTCTGTGCGCTGCTTCTCGTGACGCAGTTGCTGCCGGTTTTCCGGGTCAAGCTGCCGGCGCGGATGCGCCAGCAAGGATCGGTGCAAAAACAGCAAGTGAAGGGCGAAAAAGACAACCCATAGCCACCGGGGGCAAGCCCAGTGGCAAAGGAGGGATACGTGAGATACAGGGAACCCATATGTTTCATTACGCTGTCGATAGCCGCATGGCTCTGCCTGAGCGTCTCAGGAGAACCCGGCGCATCGGCTTTTTCCTACGGGACCGAGGCCGGCAAGAACGACGCCTGCCTTGCCTGCCATGGCGACCCTGCCCAGGTCTCCAAAGCAGTGTTCATCGACACCGAGCACTTCAACCAGACCACCCACGCCCGGATCGGGTGCGAAGCCTGCCACGGCAAGGTCCCGGCCGCCCATCCCGATGGCGGGAAGGTGTCGCGCGCCGGGTGTGGCGAGTGCCACGCAGACGTGGACCAGGAGTACGCGACCGGGCTGCACGTTAAAAAGACCAGCTGCAACGGCTGCCATAACCCGCATCTGGTGCATAGCCCCAAGGAGGTCTCCGGACAGGAGATCAACGCCATGTGCTCCAACTGCCACAACGCCCTGGAGATGACGGCCAAGCACGGGGAATGGCTCCCCCAGTCTGAGCTGCACCTGCGGATGCTGCCGTGCATAACCTGCCATACCGGGGCCAAGGAATACTACATCAGCATGTACATAGTGAAGAGCAAGAACGACTCGCTTTTCGGCAAGCAGGAGGTGGCGGGGTACGGCGAGTTGAAGCGGATCTCGGGGGGAAACGAGATCGTCTCCCTGATCGACAAGAACCGCGACAACTACGTTTCGCTCGAGGAGTTGCGCCTATTCAACCGCAGCCAGAGCTCGCTGCGCCTGCATGGCATGATGACGCCGGTTGCCGTCTCGCACAAGTTCGAGATCCTGGATGATCGCCGCAACTGCACCTTCTGCCACACCTCGGGCCCCGCGCTGATGCAGACCAGTTTCATAGCTGTGCCGGAAGCAGACGGCAGCTACAGCCGGGTGCCGGTGGAAAAGGGAGCGGTGCTGGACGCCCTGTACGGTACCCCGGACTTCTACATGATGGGGTCGACCAAGAACAACGCCCTGAACAAGATCGGCCTCGCCATCATCTGCGGCGGCCTGATCATGCCGGTAGGCCACGGCTTCGTGCGCTTCTTGACGCGCAAAAACAGGAACACAAAGGAGCATAAGTCATGAGCGAAAACTCAAGCGAGAAAAATAGGATCTACCTGCAGCCCTGGCCGGTCCGCATCTGGCACTGGATCAACGCCTGCGGCATCATCGCCCTCATAGTAACCGGCGCCCAGATCCGCTTCCCGGAAAGCGTCGCCCTCTTGCCGAACTACAAGAGCGCCATCGACATCCACAACGTCACCGGGCTCGTCGTCTCCATCTCGTTCTCTTTCTGGTTCTTCTACTACAAGATGGTGAAGAACACGCTCGACAAGCTGTACATACCCGACGAGGAGGACCTGAAGCACGGCCTGGTGCGCCAGTTGCTCTACTATTGCTTCTGGTACTTCCTGGGGAGACCGAGCCCGTACCACGCGACACCCGATCACAAGTTCAACCCGATGCAGAAATCCGCCTACCTCGCCGTGATGTTCGTGCTGATGCCGCTGGTGGGGCTGACCGGGATCCTGCTTTTGAACGTAACCCCGCTGCGCGTCCTGGTGCTCATGTGGGGCGGTATCAAGTTCATCGTCGCGCTGCACTTCCTGCTGGCCTGCTCGCTGCTCGCCTTCCTCTGCACCCATGTCTACCTCGCCACCCTGGGCAACTACATAAAGCCCATGCTGGTCGGGTGGGAGGATGTGGAAGAGCACGAGGAGAAGCCAGTCGCAGCGCCGGCCGCCATACCGGGATACCGCCCGGTGCGCCACTACCCGGAGTACGAGGTGATGCAGCATGAGCAGCGACAGGGATAGCTGATCCTTCAGGCCGCTGCCTTAGGGAAAGGAGAAACGCCATGTCAGGCCATGTGATAGAACAGATAAAGACCAAGCCGGCGACCGCTTTGGACCGGGGCGTGCAGGATTCGTTTGCTTCCAACCGCTGCCGCGAAGAGCTGGCCAGAAACATCGACGAACTGCACGCGCTTTCCCGCAGGGGGCTCTGGGGACTGCTTCTGTTCCTCATGGTGAGCGCAGCCGCCCTTTACCTGAGCCAGATGGAGACCTTGAGCCTGATTCATCTCCAGTTGAAGGAGATCTTCGGGCCTCCTCCCCCGAGCGACCTGCTGCACGTGGCGCTGGCCGTTTCCTGGCTCTCGGGTTTCGTGCTGATCCTGGGGCGCAGGGGGGCGGACGGCAAGCCTGGCTACAACTGGTGCAACATCGCGCTTCCCACCGCATTCTACCCGCTCTACGTTTTCTCCGATGCCACCGGCGGCTACTTTCCAGCGGTCTTTTGCGCGGGGCTCGTCCTTTTGCTTTTGGAACACGGCTTTGCCGTTTGCTACGCCAACAAGGTGATTCGCGAGGCCACCGAAAGGCTCAAGCGCCTTCCCCAGTGAAGAAACCCTGGAAACAAAGCGACAGATACGAAACCGGCCACTCCTCATCGAGCGGCCGGTTTCGTTTTTGCCGACTAGCCGCGAGTGTGGCAGGAGTCACAATTGCCGGTGACCGAGAAAGCGCTCTTGCCGTCATGGCAGGCGCCGCATGACTTAGCCTTCTTCATCTCCGCCATGGAGACGGGCTTCCCGCCGCTTTTCGTGGGGAAGGTCCGGGTATGGCACTCGCCGCACTTGTACATCCCCAGGTGCGCAGCATGGCTGAACTTGACGTCCCCAACCCGGGAGACCCGGAATTTCACCTCCTGCACCGGGTGGCATTTCTCGCACTGAGCAACAGCGAACGCTTCCTTGGCATTGTGGCACGCACCGCATGATTTCCCCTTTTCCATGGCCGCCATGGTGACCGCCTTGCCCGATCCCAGCGGGTAGAGTTTGGTGTGGCAGGCGCTGCAGCTGTACATCTCGACGTGCTTTGCGTGGCTGAAGACGGTCGGGCCGGTTTCCTTCACCTTGAACACGACCTGCTTGGGGGCGGGGTGGCACCCGTCGCACTTGGCGAGGGCGAAGGCCTTGCCGCCGTTATGGCAGGCACCGCACGATTTTCCCTTCTCCATCTCGGCCATGGACACGGACTTGTTGGGGCCGGTCTTGTACAGTGCATTGTGGCAGGCGCTGCACTGCATGCTTTGCAGGTGCTTCGCATGGCTGAAGACCACCGGCCCGGTCTCCTTGACCTTGAAAGTGACGTTCTTCACCTTGTGGCAGCCGGTGCACTTGGCTACGCTGAAGGCCCGCTGGCCGTTGTGGCACTTGCCGCACGACTTACCCTTTTCCATGTCCGCCATGGTGTACTTCACCTTCGTCTGGCGTGGGTTTTCATGGCAGCTCTTGCAGCTTACGTTGGGACTCTTGGCCGTCTTCTTTTTCAGGTGCTGTTGATGGCTGAATACCACCTTCCCGCCACCATCGGTGTTGTAGGTGACGTCCTTGATCTCAAGGGCGTATGCTCCGGATGACCCGACTGCGAGCGCGACCATGACGATGAATGCCTTGCTGAATCCCATGGTTATCCTCCTTGTATGCTTTTTATGAGCCTCCGCGTCACTATGCTCTGGTAGCCGAAAACATTTCCACGCCGATCTCTTAGCATCAGTCGTGCCTAATCCGGGGATACCTGCTTCTAAGCTTGCAACTATCCGTTTTTGCAGCGTATCTATCGCATGCGCCGGAGGCCGATCTTTCAGGTGGAGCCGGAAATGTATAGCGGAGATATACACCGGGCCTCTCGAGCCTGCTGCCGCCGGGATTGAAAACGCATAAGTTCTCTATTGGTAGACGCTTAGTGATTCGCCGGGAGATGTATAGAAAAGCTATACGTGTGCCAAAAGCTGAAAAACCGCACGAAAAGAGGCCCGTTCGCAGTTGCAACGGGCCTCCGGGTGAGGCTTTTTTGGGGGGCTTTACATATCAACCCTGGCCCGTCACCACCAGCACTATGTGCACCAGGATGATTTTTCCTATGGTGGCGAAGGGAAAGACGCAGGCGTACCCCTGATCGGCGAGGTCGTTGCCGGTCTGCTCCTTTATGTACCCAAGCCCCGGAGTCGAGGTGTGCATCCCCGCGACGATCCCTACCACCAGCGACATGGGTATCTTCAGCACCTTGTGGCCGATGTAGAGCCCAAGGAATGCGGTGATCGCAGTGATGCAGACGCCGGTTATGAAGATGCTCCCCCCTCCGCCGTGGCTGAGCGTGGTGAGCAGGCTGTATCCGGAGCGGGTGCCGATTCCTGCCAGGAACAGCACGAGCCCCACCTGCTTTAGTGTCATGCTGGCGCTGTAGGGAAGGCTCCAGACGACCTTGCCGGTTCTGCCGAAGGTTCCCAGAAGTATCCCCACGATGAGCGGGCCGCCGGCAAATCCAAGCTGCATGCTCCCCCCTCCGGGAAAGGGAAACGGCATGAGCCCCAGGATGAGCCCGATCACGAGCCCCAGGCTGAAGGTCATCACGTCCACCTCGCTCACCTTTCGGTAGGAGTTGCCGAAGAAGGCGGTGACCTCTTCCATGTTTGTTTTATGTGCCAAGACCCGTATCACGTCGCCAAACTCCAGCACCATTTCCGCGTCGGGCAGGAACTCGTTGTCCCCGCGGCGCACCAGCGTGATCACCTCGCCAAAGCGCTTGTCGAGGTCGAGCTCTCCTATGGTGCGGCCGATGGCCTGCGGGCTGGAGACGAAGACCCTGCGGTACTCGTACTCGGTCCGGTCCAGCCCGAGTCGGTCCTTGCTTCTTCGCTCTCCCAGGGCGATCGCGATCTTCTCGATCTCCTTGGGGAGTCCCGCCACCATGATCAGGTCTCCCGGCTGCAGCGCGGTCCCCGGCGCCGCGAAGAAGAACTCCTCGCCGCGCTTTATCCGGCTGAAGATCACGTTGCACTCCTGCGCCTCGTTCAATTCCTGAACGGTTGCGCCCGGCGGTACCACCTTCTGCACCTTGATGGTGCAGTGCACCAGGGCCGCCCGCTCCTCCGGCTTTCTCAACTCCCGGTACTCCGCCTGGTAGTCGACCTTCCAGAGTTTCTGGCAGATGTTGATGGTGAGCATAAGGCCTATCACACCGATAGGGTAGGCGACGGAGAAGCCGACCACCGGCTCGGCCAGGAGCGTCTCCAGGAGCTCCTCCGGGGCGGTCTGCCTGATCGACTCCAGCGCGCCGCCGAGGGCCGGGGAGGCGGTCATGCTGCCGCAGAAGATGCCGGCGGCGATGCCGGGCTTCAGCATGAAGTATTTCTGCAGCGCGACGCAGAGCGCGGCGGAGGCGCAGAGGACCCCTCCAGCCAGAAGGTTGTTCATCACCCCGTTTCTGCGGAAGGTGGAGACGAAGGAGGGGCCGGCCGAAAGCCCCACGGTGTAGACGAAGAGCGCCTGTCCCATGATGTAGACGATGGCGGGAGCCTTCATGTCGGGGTGGAGCATGCCGAAGGCAAGCCCGACGAATAGGACCGCGCCGACCCCAAGCGTTATGCCGTACACCTTGATCTTTCCCAACGGGTAGCCTATGGCCGCGACCATGAGCAGAAGCATCAACGGGTTCTCGAGGAGTATCTTGACCATGATTCACCTCAAAGCTGCTGTTTTTTGCATCTCAGCTCAGCTTGAACTGCCCCACGAGCTTCTGCTGCTCCTCGGCCAGGCGCGAGAGAAGCTGCGCCGATGCCGCCGATTCCTGCGCGTTCTTCGCCGTGTCCTGCACCACCTCGTTGATGTTCTGGATGTTGTGGCTGATCTCGCCTGTGGTCGCCGTCTGTTCCTCGGCGGCGGTGGCGATCTGGTTCACCTGGAGGGCGACCGACCCTATCTGCCGCAGGATCTCCTCCAGCGCCTCTCCCGATTTGGCGGCGTCGATCGTCCCCTGTTCGACGCGGGTCACCCCGGATTCCATCACCATGATCGCCCCCCTGGTCTGCTGCTGCACCGCCTTGATCATCTCGCCGATCTCCCTGGTGGCGCTGCTGGTCCGCTGCGCCAGTGCGCGCACCTCGTCGGCCACCACGGCGAAGCCGCGCCCCTGCTCGCCTGCGCGTGCGGCCTCGATGGCAGCGTTCAGGGCGAGAAGGTTCGTCTGGTCGGCTATGTCGTTGATGGTGCTGACGATGGCGCCTATCTGCTGCGATTTCCTCCCCAGGTCGTCGATGGTCACCGCCGATTCGCGCACCTTCACCGCGATCTGGTTCATCCCCTGAACGGTCTCTCTCACCACGTCGGCCCCGGTGACCGCCGCGTCGTTGGCCTGCTGCGAGCCTGCCGCGGCCTGGGTGCAGTTGAGCGCGATCTCGTTGGAGGTGGCTGCCATCTCCTCGCTGGCGGTGGCGACCGTCGCCGCCTGTCCCGCAACGAGAGCGGCTCCCGAGGCCATCTGGTCGGCGGCGCAGGAGAGCTCGGTCGAGGCGGAGGCGACCTGGGCCGTGTTGTGCGACACCCGCGAGATCACCTCGTGGAAGTGGACCACGATGTTGTTGATGCTGCCGCAGATGTCGCCGATCTCGTCCCTGGATCCGAGCTCGATCCGCTTGGTGAGATCCCCAGCGGCGATCTCCGCCGTGACCAGCTTGGCATGCGCCAGCGGCTTGGTGATGGAGGCGATGATGCGGAGGCTGATCAGCAGCGAGACCAGGGCCACCGCGAGCGAGACGCCGATCATGACGAAGGAGAGGAGCGTCGCGTTTTCCACGGCGCGGCGCACCCCGGTCAGGATCTGCTGCTGGTTCTCGCCGATGCTCTTCACCTGCTCCTCGCTGCGCTGCGCCTGCTCTTTCGAGATGCCGCGCGCTGAGGCGAGCGCCTTCTGCATGGCGAGGTTGCTCCTGATAACCCCCAGCTTGGTGGCCTCTATCTTCCGGATCGAGGCCCCGGCCCGCTGCACCGTTCCGGAGACCTGCGCTATGTTCTGCGCCAGCTCCTTCTGTCCGCTTTCCAGCAGGAGCTTCCTCGCCACAGCGATGTTCCCCTCGATCCGCTTCTGGGTCTGCGCAAGCGAAGCGGCGAGCCTTGCGACCTCGGCGTCTGTGGAACTGAGCATGATCTGGCGCACCCCGGCGTTCAGCTCCTTTACGTCGGAGCTGATGCTGCTTCCCTCCTCCATCACCGCGTTGGCGGCGTTCTGGAACGAAAGCGAGGAGACCACGTTGTTGCGGTCCTTGACGATC from Citrifermentans bremense harbors:
- a CDS encoding aspartate:alanine exchanger family transporter, giving the protein MVKILLENPLMLLLMVAAIGYPLGKIKVYGITLGVGAVLFVGLAFGMLHPDMKAPAIVYIMGQALFVYTVGLSAGPSFVSTFRRNGVMNNLLAGGVLCASAALCVALQKYFMLKPGIAAGIFCGSMTASPALGGALESIRQTAPEELLETLLAEPVVGFSVAYPIGVIGLMLTINICQKLWKVDYQAEYRELRKPEERAALVHCTIKVQKVVPPGATVQELNEAQECNVIFSRIKRGEEFFFAAPGTALQPGDLIMVAGLPKEIEKIAIALGERRSKDRLGLDRTEYEYRRVFVSSPQAIGRTIGELDLDKRFGEVITLVRRGDNEFLPDAEMVLEFGDVIRVLAHKTNMEEVTAFFGNSYRKVSEVDVMTFSLGLVIGLILGLMPFPFPGGGSMQLGFAGGPLIVGILLGTFGRTGKVVWSLPYSASMTLKQVGLVLFLAGIGTRSGYSLLTTLSHGGGGSIFITGVCITAITAFLGLYIGHKVLKIPMSLVVGIVAGMHTSTPGLGYIKEQTGNDLADQGYACVFPFATIGKIILVHIVLVVTGQG
- a CDS encoding methyl-accepting chemotaxis protein, which codes for MTVKSKLLGNIALTIVGISVIAGIGLFSIGKVKSSIEILTGKSTPLHLKMLELQQTVEKVSADFMRLEMSAEPAEVARLSETITTRIKRMETLNEEMLKGGAASSGVDTDVLREIEKTVVQVASQRLKDMTLFKNEIATVNSELQKAEASVSGMRKQISQMGNSALSAINTSQSANLQVNSSIKKLLTLQSRLKDINIILSDLELVKNKFKIAPLKERLKNTVELTRNIEVDPGDNPAIREVKGVATDILNQIGAEEGGLVALRLEMLNNPEKADGEAYANKSREIVKPLEENSKKIFNTIDALELQIVKDRNNVVSSLSFQNAANAVMEEGSSISSDVKELNAGVRQIMLSSTDAEVARLAASLAQTQKRIEGNIAVARKLLLESGQKELAQNIAQVSGTVQRAGASIRKIEATKLGVIRSNLAMQKALASARGISKEQAQRSEEQVKSIGENQQQILTGVRRAVENATLLSFVMIGVSLAVALVSLLISLRIIASITKPLAHAKLVTAEIAAGDLTKRIELGSRDEIGDICGSINNIVVHFHEVISRVSHNTAQVASASTELSCAADQMASGAALVAGQAATVATASEEMAATSNEIALNCTQAAAGSQQANDAAVTGADVVRETVQGMNQIAVKVRESAVTIDDLGRKSQQIGAIVSTINDIADQTNLLALNAAIEAARAGEQGRGFAVVADEVRALAQRTSSATREIGEMIKAVQQQTRGAIMVMESGVTRVEQGTIDAAKSGEALEEILRQIGSVALQVNQIATAAEEQTATTGEISHNIQNINEVVQDTAKNAQESAASAQLLSRLAEEQQKLVGQFKLS
- a CDS encoding cytochrome c3 family protein encodes the protein MRYREPICFITLSIAAWLCLSVSGEPGASAFSYGTEAGKNDACLACHGDPAQVSKAVFIDTEHFNQTTHARIGCEACHGKVPAAHPDGGKVSRAGCGECHADVDQEYATGLHVKKTSCNGCHNPHLVHSPKEVSGQEINAMCSNCHNALEMTAKHGEWLPQSELHLRMLPCITCHTGAKEYYISMYIVKSKNDSLFGKQEVAGYGELKRISGGNEIVSLIDKNRDNYVSLEELRLFNRSQSSLRLHGMMTPVAVSHKFEILDDRRNCTFCHTSGPALMQTSFIAVPEADGSYSRVPVEKGAVLDALYGTPDFYMMGSTKNNALNKIGLAIICGGLIMPVGHGFVRFLTRKNRNTKEHKS
- a CDS encoding cytochrome c3 family protein — encoded protein: MGFSKAFIVMVALAVGSSGAYALEIKDVTYNTDGGGKVVFSHQQHLKKKTAKSPNVSCKSCHENPRQTKVKYTMADMEKGKSCGKCHNGQRAFSVAKCTGCHKVKNVTFKVKETGPVVFSHAKHLQSMQCSACHNALYKTGPNKSVSMAEMEKGKSCGACHNGGKAFALAKCDGCHPAPKQVVFKVKETGPTVFSHAKHVEMYSCSACHTKLYPLGSGKAVTMAAMEKGKSCGACHNAKEAFAVAQCEKCHPVQEVKFRVSRVGDVKFSHAAHLGMYKCGECHTRTFPTKSGGKPVSMAEMKKAKSCGACHDGKSAFSVTGNCDSCHTRG
- a CDS encoding cytochrome b/b6 domain-containing protein codes for the protein MSENSSEKNRIYLQPWPVRIWHWINACGIIALIVTGAQIRFPESVALLPNYKSAIDIHNVTGLVVSISFSFWFFYYKMVKNTLDKLYIPDEEDLKHGLVRQLLYYCFWYFLGRPSPYHATPDHKFNPMQKSAYLAVMFVLMPLVGLTGILLLNVTPLRVLVLMWGGIKFIVALHFLLACSLLAFLCTHVYLATLGNYIKPMLVGWEDVEEHEEKPVAAPAAIPGYRPVRHYPEYEVMQHEQRQG
- a CDS encoding DNA-binding transcriptional response regulator; translated protein: MIADRDAEFRSQVAEHFRKAGYRVETTDSAVHVLCSILEKQTPVLLLGNDFDQKISSADLIHLLKKCNRHLHVILVSDEMPLAQARQVRQEGIFYHALKPADAADNEELGLAVQCAFDKKRAGYQAAPTDPRAKEAGYLSWLAPLSVLICGTSLVALATAASMEQGSSMAIWLFLAFCALLLVTQLLPVFRVKLPARMRQQGSVQKQQVKGEKDNP